Proteins found in one Oryza glaberrima chromosome 4, OglaRS2, whole genome shotgun sequence genomic segment:
- the LOC127770264 gene encoding agmatine deiminase, with product MAKATTMEGRPAKMGFRMPAEWEPHEQCWMGWPERRDNWRELAGPARKVFARTAIAISKFESVTICASAKQYPYVHELMLHQPNIRVVEMSMNDCWFRDIGPTFIVRKGAPGLGITEKNIAGIDWEFNAWGGATDGCYVDWSLDSYVAKKIVEIERIPRFPHTMVLEGGSIHVDGEGTCITTEECLLNPNRNPNMTKLEIENELKDFLGVAKVIWIPHGLYGDDDTNGHVDNLCCFIKPGVVLLSWTDDENDPQYQRSVDALSTLSKSVDAKGRQIEVVKIHVPGPLYMTKEESEGVVKTEHAIPREPGTRLAASYVNFYIANGGIVAPAFGDKWDEEACAVLQKAFPDHEVVMVEGAREIVLAGGNIHCITQQQPVRPS from the exons atggcgaaggcgacgacgatggagggGCGCCCGGCGAAGATGGGGTTCCGGATGCCGGCGGAGTGGGAGCCGCACGAGCAGTGCTGGATGGGCTGGCCT GAGCGTCGAGACAATTGGCGAGAGCTTGCTGGTCCAGCTCGAAAAGTATTTGCAAGAACTGCTATTGCCATTTCAAAGTTTGAGTCTGTTACTATATGTGCAAGTGCCAAGCAG TATCCCTATGTCCATGAGCTAATGCTACATCAACCAAACATCAGGGTGGTCGAGATGAGCATGAATGATTGCTGGTTCCGTGATATTGGTCCCACT TTTATTGTCCGTAAAGGTGCACCAGGGTTAGGAAtcacagaaaaaaatatagcaggAATTGATTGGGAATTTAACGCCTGGGGAG GAGCCACTGATGGTTGCTATGTTGATTGGAGCCTTGACAGCTATGTTGCCAAGAAA ATAGTTGAGATTGAGAGGATCCCTAGATTTCCACACACGATGGTTCTTGAAGGTGGAAGCATTCATGTAGATGGAGAAG GTACATGCATCACAACAGAAGAATGCTTGTTGAATCCTAACAGAAACCCCAACATGACCAAACTAGAGATAGAGAATGAGCTGAAGGATTTTCTTGGAGTCGCAAAGGTCATCTGGATACCTCATGGGCTTTATG GTGATGATGATACAAATGGTCATGTTGACAATCTATGCTGCTTCATTAAACCTGGGGTGGTCCTCTTGTCATGGACCGATGATGAGAACGACCCACAGTACCAAAGGTCCGTTGATGCACTCTCAACTCTCTCCAAGTCCGTTGATGCGAAAGGACGGCAGATAGAAGTTGTGAAAATCCACGTCCCAGGGCCTCTGTACATGACAAAGGAAGAGTCAGAGGGTGTTGTAAAAACA gagcATGCTATACCGAGGGAACCAGGCACGAGATTGGCTGCCTCGTACGTAAACTTCTACATAGCCAATGGCGGAATTGTAGCACCAGCTTTTGGCGACAAGTGGGACGAAGAAGCGTGTGCTGTTCTTCAGAAGGCATTTCCTGATCATGAG GTGGTGATGGTGGAAGGCGCAAGAGAAATCGTCCTGGCAGGTGGAAACATACACTGCATCACGCAGCAGCAGCCTGTACGCCCGTCGTAG